The following are encoded in a window of Flavobacterium psychrotrophum genomic DNA:
- a CDS encoding DUF1772 domain-containing protein — MKKVIVLASVSFASGILFVNIYNSLVNAVAVESNIPASVIATREYFKTVNPGDFFKIFSPLTQVLALLALIVFWRRSSQVRLFLGLALFCYFSADVFTFIYFHPRNDIMFVSQKIPDTETLKRLAAEWSSMNWVRSLIVFLGIVFSFLGIDKIYKANQSV; from the coding sequence ATGAAAAAAGTAATTGTTTTGGCATCTGTGTCCTTTGCAAGTGGTATTCTCTTTGTGAATATTTATAATTCTTTGGTTAATGCAGTTGCGGTTGAAAGTAATATTCCGGCATCGGTAATAGCTACAAGAGAATACTTCAAGACTGTAAATCCCGGCGATTTTTTTAAAATATTCTCTCCGCTTACACAGGTGTTGGCTCTGTTGGCGCTAATTGTGTTTTGGAGAAGGTCATCACAGGTGCGGTTATTTTTAGGACTGGCATTATTCTGCTATTTCTCGGCAGATGTATTTACGTTTATTTACTTTCACCCAAGAAACGATATAATGTTTGTTTCCCAAAAGATACCCGATACCGAAACGCTTAAGAGGTTAGCGGCAGAATGGAGTTCGATGAACTGGGTTAGGTCGCTTATCGTGTTTTTAGGTATTGTATTTTCATTTCTGGGTATTGATAAAATTTACAAGGCCAATCAAAGTGTTTGA
- a CDS encoding dipeptidase, whose amino-acid sequence MDNIKNYVGQNKDRFINELIELLKIPSVSADSAYSQDVVNTADAVLASLKAAGCDHVELCETPGYPIVYGEKNINPALPTILVYGHYDVQPADPINLWTSPPFEPVIKKTELHPDGAIFARGACDDKGQMYMHVKALEYMVQNGNLPCNVKFMIEGEEEVGSPSLAWFVERNQAKLKNDVILISDTGMISNTQPSITTGLRGLSYVEVEVTGPNRDLHSGLYGGAVANPINILAKMIAGLHDENNHITIPGFYDKVEELSREERDEMAKAPFSLDAYKKALDIEDVYGEATYTTNERNSIRPTLDVNGIWGGYTGEGAKTVIASKAFAKISMRLVPAQDWSEITELFTKHFTAIAPKGVTVKVTPHHGGQAYVTPIDSIGYQAAAKAYEESFGIKPIPVRSGGSIPIVALFEKELKSKTIMMGFGLDSDAIHSPNEHFGIFNYLKGIETIPLFYKYFTELSK is encoded by the coding sequence ATGGATAACATAAAAAATTATGTCGGTCAAAATAAAGACCGGTTTATAAACGAACTTATAGAATTGCTTAAAATACCATCGGTTAGTGCTGATAGCGCCTACAGCCAGGATGTGGTTAACACTGCTGATGCTGTGTTGGCCAGCCTTAAAGCTGCCGGCTGCGACCATGTAGAACTTTGCGAAACGCCGGGCTACCCTATAGTATATGGCGAAAAAAACATCAACCCGGCACTGCCTACCATATTAGTATATGGCCATTATGATGTGCAGCCTGCCGATCCTATAAACCTGTGGACATCGCCACCGTTTGAACCTGTTATTAAAAAAACAGAACTGCACCCTGATGGAGCCATCTTTGCCCGTGGCGCATGCGATGATAAAGGCCAGATGTACATGCATGTAAAAGCCCTTGAATATATGGTGCAGAATGGCAACCTGCCCTGCAACGTTAAGTTTATGATTGAAGGTGAAGAAGAGGTGGGTTCGCCAAGCCTTGCATGGTTTGTAGAACGCAACCAGGCAAAGCTTAAAAACGACGTGATCCTGATATCTGACACCGGTATGATAAGTAACACCCAGCCTTCTATAACTACCGGCCTGCGCGGCCTTAGCTATGTAGAGGTTGAGGTTACCGGCCCTAACCGCGACCTGCATTCAGGCTTATACGGTGGTGCTGTGGCTAACCCTATAAACATACTGGCAAAGATGATTGCCGGCCTGCACGACGAAAACAACCACATTACCATACCGGGTTTCTACGATAAAGTTGAAGAACTGAGCCGTGAGGAGCGCGACGAAATGGCAAAAGCACCTTTCTCTCTTGATGCTTACAAAAAGGCACTGGATATTGAAGATGTTTATGGTGAGGCAACTTATACTACTAACGAGCGGAACTCCATTCGCCCTACGCTTGACGTAAACGGTATTTGGGGTGGCTACACCGGAGAAGGTGCCAAGACGGTTATTGCCAGTAAGGCGTTTGCCAAAATATCTATGCGCCTGGTGCCTGCACAAGACTGGAGCGAAATAACCGAATTGTTTACCAAACATTTTACCGCTATAGCACCTAAGGGGGTAACGGTAAAAGTTACTCCGCATCACGGTGGGCAGGCTTATGTAACGCCTATAGACAGTATAGGCTACCAGGCTGCTGCTAAAGCGTATGAAGAGAGCTTTGGCATTAAGCCAATACCGGTGCGCAGTGGTGGCAGTATACCAATAGTGGCGTTGTTTGAAAAAGAGCTGAAAAGTAAAACCATCATGATGGGCTTTGGGCTGGACAGCGATGCAATACACTCGCCTAACGAGCACTTTGGTATTTTTAATTACCTGAAAGGAATTGAAACAATACCATTGTTCTATAAATATTTTACTGAGCTTTCTAAATAG
- a CDS encoding WG repeat-containing protein: MKKMLSLLLLVVSLYTQAQTINATNDVTQPKWIKTVSHEGMGYLNANGDVLLNPVYEELRPFGELKPEVAIIVQDGKSGLINRNGEIIAEPDYDSITTADAFNKDWLMVSIDEEFGMINLHGKIVVPIVYDELIPAEQVLMPEVIEYNINDKVIRSK; this comes from the coding sequence ATGAAAAAGATGCTCAGCCTTTTGCTTTTAGTTGTATCATTGTATACACAGGCACAAACTATAAACGCAACCAACGATGTTACACAGCCGAAGTGGATAAAAACCGTTTCGCATGAAGGTATGGGGTATTTAAATGCCAACGGCGATGTGTTGCTGAACCCGGTGTATGAGGAGCTACGCCCTTTTGGCGAATTAAAGCCTGAAGTAGCTATAATTGTACAGGATGGCAAAAGCGGACTGATAAACCGCAACGGAGAAATTATTGCCGAGCCTGACTACGACAGTATAACCACAGCCGATGCATTTAATAAAGACTGGCTGATGGTAAGCATTGATGAAGAATTTGGGATGATAAACCTTCATGGTAAAATAGTGGTGCCTATAGTATACGATGAACTTATTCCGGCAGAGCAGGTGCTAATGCCCGAAGTTATAGAATATAACATAAATGATAAAGTGATACGCTCTAAGTAA
- a CDS encoding RNA polymerase sigma factor yields the protein MTEAQLISGCQQQDRKTQHQVYSTFGAKVLGICKRYMKDRERAEEMAMNTFLTVFQKIGQYKSEGSFEGWILRIAVNCCLMELRKKTNFTNEVTPENIALPDNSATDTIVLEGDIEQMLKILPEGARIVFNLYAIEGYKHTEIAQELGISEGTSKSQLNYAREKLKKAFFSTHSPKTQSHG from the coding sequence ATGACCGAAGCCCAGCTTATTTCCGGCTGCCAGCAGCAGGATCGCAAAACCCAGCACCAGGTGTACAGCACATTTGGCGCTAAGGTATTGGGTATATGTAAACGGTATATGAAAGACAGGGAAAGGGCAGAAGAAATGGCAATGAACACTTTTCTTACGGTGTTTCAAAAAATAGGGCAGTATAAAAGTGAGGGAAGTTTTGAGGGCTGGATATTGCGCATTGCCGTAAACTGTTGCCTGATGGAATTGCGTAAAAAGACAAATTTCACGAATGAGGTTACACCCGAAAATATAGCATTGCCGGATAATTCTGCTACAGATACTATAGTACTGGAAGGCGACATTGAGCAAATGCTGAAAATACTGCCTGAAGGTGCACGTATTGTATTTAACCTGTATGCAATAGAGGGTTACAAACACACAGAAATAGCCCAAGAGTTGGGTATAAGCGAAGGTACCAGCAAGAGCCAGCTAAATTATGCCCGTGAAAAGTTAAAGAAAGCCTTTTTTAGTACCCACTCCCCTAAAACACAAAGCCATGGATAA
- a CDS encoding energy transducer TonB, with amino-acid sequence MDNNQVDKYFKENSHRFDEQPGADLWAKIEAGLDVAPVATKTTGKGRLFTGKGLLLLVSGIVLIGVLVVFFMPTKLDIEINKNLPEVQPQETVVAVQDTVSTVKDTLKEHCVITGPEKAMKSEVDVLEAAPVTETDSIIMTNVTVANQKPVQTVAPLQRKIRVSVQESAKRTVITIREKISQQKFDSITAASLEQYKHKAGMQLIIKSVQGYVYRYTFPAAEKLLVRGSVADTIKPRINNPKMQLEAVLIRKPVGESLATDSVSFTPKYDSVTDTYYVQYGRQDVVRQEPVHITQLTVQPEFPGGVTELLSFINKTFRYPQIGKELNAKVHVSFIIETDGSISNIKVLKDPGYGLGAEAVRVLKQLTTKWKPGEVKGKAVRTAYFMPITVKIK; translated from the coding sequence ATGGATAATAACCAGGTCGACAAATATTTTAAAGAAAACAGCCACCGGTTTGACGAACAGCCGGGTGCCGACCTATGGGCTAAAATTGAAGCTGGTCTGGATGTTGCTCCTGTGGCAACTAAGACTACGGGCAAAGGCAGATTGTTTACAGGCAAGGGATTACTGTTGTTAGTGTCAGGGATAGTACTGATAGGAGTGTTGGTTGTGTTTTTTATGCCGACCAAACTCGATATAGAGATTAATAAAAACCTGCCGGAGGTGCAGCCGCAGGAAACCGTAGTGGCAGTTCAGGATACGGTAAGTACAGTAAAAGATACCCTTAAAGAGCATTGTGTAATAACAGGTCCTGAAAAAGCAATGAAGAGCGAGGTAGACGTTTTAGAGGCAGCTCCTGTTACCGAAACAGATTCTATTATTATGACCAATGTTACTGTTGCGAACCAAAAGCCTGTGCAAACAGTAGCGCCTCTGCAGCGCAAAATAAGGGTAAGCGTACAGGAAAGTGCAAAGCGCACGGTTATTACTATTCGCGAAAAAATATCGCAGCAAAAATTTGATAGTATAACAGCTGCAAGCCTTGAACAGTATAAACATAAAGCAGGTATGCAGCTTATTATAAAGAGCGTGCAGGGGTATGTATACCGTTATACGTTTCCGGCAGCCGAAAAACTTTTAGTTAGGGGTAGCGTAGCAGACACGATAAAACCACGTATAAATAATCCCAAAATGCAACTTGAGGCAGTGTTAATACGTAAGCCTGTTGGCGAAAGCCTGGCAACAGATAGTGTATCCTTCACGCCAAAATATGATTCTGTTACTGATACATATTATGTGCAGTATGGCAGGCAGGACGTCGTACGTCAGGAGCCGGTACATATTACACAACTCACGGTACAGCCAGAATTTCCCGGTGGTGTTACTGAGCTTCTTAGCTTTATAAACAAAACATTCAGATATCCGCAGATAGGCAAAGAGTTAAATGCCAAAGTGCATGTTTCCTTTATTATAGAAACAGACGGTAGTATTTCAAACATCAAAGTTTTAAAAGATCCCGGCTATGGCCTGGGGGCCGAGGCGGTACGCGTACTTAAACAGCTTACTACAAAATGGAAGCCGGGAGAGGTAAAAGGTAAAGCAGTGCGTACAGCATACTTTATGCCGATAACCGTAAAAATAAAATAA
- a CDS encoding BlaI/MecI/CopY family transcriptional regulator codes for MQLTKTEEQLMQILWKQEKAFMKDLIDAFPDPKPAATTVATLLKRMTEKGFVGYKEYGKSREYFPKVDKSAYFSKQVNVMIKSFFNNSASQFASFFTKEADMSKTELEELRKIIDTEIQKKKQ; via the coding sequence ATGCAACTTACCAAAACAGAAGAACAGTTAATGCAAATTTTATGGAAGCAGGAAAAAGCTTTTATGAAAGATCTTATAGATGCCTTTCCAGACCCCAAACCAGCTGCAACCACCGTGGCTACATTATTAAAGCGCATGACCGAAAAAGGCTTTGTAGGGTATAAGGAGTATGGCAAGAGCCGTGAGTATTTTCCTAAGGTAGATAAGTCAGCTTATTTTTCTAAACAGGTAAATGTAATGATAAAAAGTTTCTTTAATAATTCGGCTTCTCAATTTGCTTCTTTCTTTACCAAAGAGGCTGATATGAGCAAAACCGAGCTCGAAGAACTCCGTAAAATTATTGACACAGAAATTCAAAAGAAAAAGCAATGA
- a CDS encoding M56 family metallopeptidase, producing MTAFLLKSALTMAILLAVYHVFLSKEKMHRFKRFYLLGALMLSLCVPFITIPVYVEVVQQLPVETPMVINMPNGTPGAEAFVTAVPQEPAVDYWPYLFISVYLLITLILGARFISNIARLYSLKKYNSVQPYKDATLVLLDIPVQPHSFLSTIYLNRLEYESGQITPEVFTHELTHVRQKHTLDILFVEVLKTLFWFNPLLYMYKHAIQLNHEFLADERTINQFCNIPTYQKMLLDKAMPYTPYALASSINFNVTKKRFIMMTKTTTKTKGLILKLAVLPIIGGTIYALSTKTVAQQVPAKGKTAVEALASASLKDSADYKKKRDAYYSGVKVLIDDQADNVYIDKPFEELTEKEKTRFYFNVPDGYPMNYLSGADYKKLQDKKGYYVEVDGNPIDNADLKKHTAEEFVYHTVIIKAKESLTKERPQIFEYYLYTLPYYNKHFKNRELTHYPDTIYKISILKVYKDDKVVAAAKPKKFSSVNAAMKYLNEKEAYNYTDVDKMPQYPGGIQKFKGLIADNFKMPASANKEISVYYLNVVISKDGTLSHAKVLNADDAGTNDEILRILKMSAKWKPGILKGKPVTTSYTLPVQIN from the coding sequence ATGACAGCCTTTTTATTAAAATCTGCACTTACCATGGCTATTTTGCTGGCGGTATATCATGTTTTTTTATCGAAAGAAAAAATGCACCGTTTTAAACGTTTTTACCTTCTTGGTGCATTAATGTTGTCTTTATGTGTGCCGTTTATAACTATTCCGGTTTATGTTGAGGTAGTGCAGCAACTTCCTGTAGAAACACCAATGGTTATAAATATGCCCAATGGTACACCGGGAGCCGAGGCTTTTGTTACTGCAGTTCCTCAGGAACCTGCGGTAGATTACTGGCCCTATTTGTTTATTTCTGTTTATTTATTAATAACATTAATTCTGGGCGCCAGGTTTATCTCAAACATAGCAAGGTTATACAGTCTTAAAAAATATAATTCGGTACAACCTTATAAAGATGCTACGCTAGTATTACTAGATATACCTGTGCAGCCCCATTCATTTTTGAGTACCATTTATCTTAACCGCCTTGAATATGAATCCGGTCAAATAACCCCAGAGGTTTTTACCCATGAGCTTACCCATGTAAGGCAAAAACATACGCTTGATATTCTGTTTGTTGAAGTGCTTAAAACGCTGTTTTGGTTTAATCCGCTTTTGTATATGTACAAGCATGCCATACAGCTAAACCATGAGTTTCTGGCCGATGAACGAACCATAAACCAATTTTGTAATATACCAACCTACCAAAAAATGCTGCTGGACAAGGCGATGCCTTATACGCCTTATGCCCTGGCCAGCAGCATTAATTTTAATGTAACTAAAAAACGTTTTATTATGATGACCAAAACCACCACCAAGACCAAAGGCCTTATTTTAAAACTGGCCGTATTGCCTATTATTGGCGGTACAATTTATGCACTAAGTACTAAAACTGTGGCGCAGCAGGTGCCTGCAAAAGGTAAAACGGCTGTAGAAGCATTAGCATCGGCTAGCCTTAAAGATTCTGCCGACTATAAAAAGAAACGCGATGCTTATTACAGCGGTGTAAAAGTACTCATAGACGACCAGGCTGATAATGTGTATATTGATAAGCCGTTTGAGGAATTAACCGAAAAAGAGAAAACACGCTTTTATTTTAATGTTCCAGACGGATACCCGATGAATTATCTTTCCGGAGCTGATTATAAAAAGCTGCAGGACAAAAAAGGATATTATGTTGAGGTAGACGGAAACCCGATTGATAATGCTGATTTAAAGAAGCATACGGCAGAAGAGTTTGTATATCATACTGTTATTATAAAAGCAAAAGAATCGCTAACAAAAGAGCGTCCGCAGATATTTGAATATTACCTGTATACATTGCCCTACTATAACAAGCATTTTAAAAATAGGGAGCTTACACATTATCCTGATACCATTTATAAAATAAGTATTCTTAAGGTATATAAAGATGATAAGGTTGTGGCTGCGGCAAAGCCTAAAAAATTTAGCAGTGTAAATGCTGCCATGAAATATCTTAATGAAAAAGAAGCATATAATTATACCGATGTTGATAAAATGCCACAATACCCGGGAGGTATACAGAAATTTAAAGGGCTTATAGCTGATAATTTTAAAATGCCTGCATCGGCTAACAAAGAGATATCGGTGTATTACCTTAATGTAGTTATCAGCAAGGATGGTACGCTAAGCCACGCTAAGGTGCTTAATGCCGATGATGCTGGTACTAACGACGAAATACTAAGGATACTTAAAATGTCGGCCAAATGGAAGCCCGGAATTTTAAAGGGCAAACCGGTAACTACAAGTTATACGTTACCTGTACAAATTAACTAA